One Bacteroidota bacterium genomic window carries:
- a CDS encoding radical SAM-associated putative lipoprotein codes for MKLKLIKTHNIIIAFLLSILGFGTACSKGEVRVAYGTPSAGFKIYGKVTSEDGERIPAIRVVMLAGYTYPVSDTSFATYTNSDTCYADFYGNYQVRLTDYRGTMDFNLSFKDIDGIALKSYQAKDTIIKFVDPQFENGDGWFVGEASKEVNIELKKEGEL; via the coding sequence ATGAAACTAAAATTGATCAAAACGCATAATATAATTATTGCCTTCCTGCTTTCAATTTTAGGGTTTGGAACAGCTTGCTCAAAAGGAGAAGTCAGAGTTGCTTATGGAACGCCAAGTGCAGGATTTAAGATTTATGGCAAAGTCACCTCAGAAGATGGGGAGAGAATACCAGCAATAAGAGTTGTTATGTTGGCTGGTTATACCTATCCTGTTTCTGACACTAGCTTTGCCACCTATACAAATTCAGATACGTGCTATGCAGATTTTTACGGTAATTACCAGGTGAGGCTTACTGATTACAGAGGAACAATGGATTTTAATTTAAGTTTTAAAGATATAGATGGGATCGCTTTAAAATCCTATCAGGCCAAAGACACAATTATTAAATTTGTTGATCCTCAGTTTGAAAATGGAGATGGTTGGTTTGTAGGTGAAGCATCTAAAGAAGTGAATATCGAGCTAAAAAAAGAAGGAGAATTATAG
- a CDS encoding radical SAM-associated putative lipoprotein encodes MKQFTLKKYNLFIAFLLSILGFGASCTKFKISPGIEYGSPHATFKVYGKVTSENGINIPAIRVIMKSEQIYPLPDTVISDYYGNYEVRIADFPSDHNYTLEFKDIDGSAHGSYQAKDTTVKFINPVFEGGESWYKGETSKEMNIKLKEE; translated from the coding sequence ATGAAACAATTTACCCTAAAGAAATACAATTTATTTATTGCATTTCTTTTATCCATTTTAGGATTTGGAGCATCTTGTACTAAATTCAAGATTTCACCAGGAATTGAATATGGAAGTCCACACGCAACTTTTAAAGTTTACGGAAAGGTTACTTCTGAAAATGGCATTAATATACCCGCAATTAGGGTTATTATGAAATCTGAACAAATCTATCCATTGCCGGATACGGTCATTTCTGATTATTACGGGAATTATGAAGTACGTATTGCCGATTTTCCAAGTGATCATAATTATACCTTAGAATTTAAAGATATTGACGGTAGTGCTCATGGAAGCTATCAGGCAAAAGACACAACCGTTAAATTCATTAACCCCGTATTTGAAGGAGGAGAAAGTTGGTATAAAGGCGAAACTTCCAAAGAAATGAACATCAAACTGAAAGAAGAATAA
- a CDS encoding radical SAM-associated putative lipoprotein — MKQFTQKQYNLFIAFLLTILGFGTACSKEEVSPGYGTPSAGFRIYGKVTSEDGVRIPAIRVIMSADYSYPISDTSFATYTNSDTSIADYYGNYQVRLMDDRGKMDYNLKFEDTDGLALKSYQTKDTIIKFVDPKFENGGAWYVGEASKEVNIKLKKEGE; from the coding sequence ATGAAACAGTTTACCCAGAAGCAATACAATTTATTTATTGCATTTCTTTTGACCATTTTAGGATTCGGAACTGCCTGCTCAAAAGAAGAGGTCAGTCCTGGTTACGGAACTCCAAGTGCAGGATTCAGGATTTATGGTAAGGTCACTTCAGAAGATGGGGTGAGAATACCAGCCATCAGGGTTATTATGTCGGCTGATTATTCCTATCCAATTTCTGACACAAGCTTTGCCACCTATACAAATTCAGATACAAGCATTGCAGATTATTATGGTAATTATCAGGTGAGACTTATGGATGATAGAGGCAAAATGGATTATAATTTAAAATTTGAGGATACAGATGGGTTAGCTTTAAAATCCTATCAAACCAAAGATACAATCATTAAGTTTGTTGATCCGAAGTTTGAGAATGGAGGTGCATGGTATGTAGGTGAGGCATCTAAAGAAGTAAACATCAAGCTAAAAAAAGAAGGAGAATAA
- a CDS encoding penicillin acylase family protein, which produces MRKFLFLSVLIILASCNSSTTKKDVMGLFEPVEILRDQWGINHIYAKNQHDLFFAQGYAAAEDRLFQFEVWRRQATGTVAEILGERELKRDIGTRLFKFRGDMNEEMNHYHPDGVDIITAYADGVNAYIDEIRANPEQLPIEFKMLNILPEKWTPEVIISRHQGLLGNIGSELQIGQAVAKLGSERVKDLYWFHPKNPIIDLDPKINKELLTDNILELYNAYRRTLRFRSEDIDSAYLNSSEEMAFALTDDPKEDPLSIGSNNWVVSGALMEDGNTYMANDPHRTIAVPSLRYMTHLVAPGWNVIGGGEPEIPGISIGHNEYGAWGLTIFSTDGEDLYVYDLNPANLKQYSYKGSWEEMTSINENIKIKGKNDVKVELLYTRHGPVTYIDSLNHKAYAIRCAWLEPGGAPYLASLRMNQAKSWEEFRAACNYSHIPGENMIWADPKGNIGWQSVGIAPVRRNFSGLVPVPGDGSYEWDGYLPIIEKPHLLNPEKGFFATSNQYVVPDDYENWDAIGFSWSDPYRGDRSNEVLGSGKKFDMEDMKALQVDYLSIPARTLIPLLANLSMTGTSSEARDFLTNWDYKLEPQSIAAGIYVAWENKIKSLAHDKFIPEDGKDVISGIQLTKIIDWLMNPDIKFGPKPISGRDQFLTEAFNNAVESLEKMLGDDMNSWQYGQEKYKHTYMVHPLGGLVNDELKLKLNLGPLPRGGNAYTTGSTGGGNRQSSGASFRLIVNTGDWDAAVGTNGPGQSGNPDSPFYSNLFEPWARDQYFPVYYSLDKIKEVAVTKTVLNPK; this is translated from the coding sequence ATGAGAAAATTTCTATTCTTGTCAGTTTTAATCATTCTTGCTTCCTGCAACTCTTCCACAACTAAGAAGGATGTGATGGGTTTATTTGAACCGGTTGAAATCCTGAGGGATCAATGGGGGATCAATCACATTTATGCCAAAAACCAGCACGACCTCTTTTTTGCCCAGGGATATGCTGCTGCCGAAGACCGGCTTTTCCAATTTGAAGTCTGGAGACGGCAGGCTACAGGAACTGTGGCAGAAATTTTGGGAGAACGTGAGTTAAAAAGGGATATCGGCACACGGCTTTTTAAATTCAGGGGAGATATGAATGAGGAAATGAACCATTATCATCCGGATGGGGTAGATATTATAACTGCCTATGCTGATGGTGTAAATGCCTACATAGATGAAATAAGAGCTAATCCGGAACAACTTCCCATCGAGTTTAAAATGCTGAATATCCTTCCCGAAAAATGGACACCCGAAGTTATAATCTCAAGGCACCAGGGACTACTTGGCAACATTGGTTCTGAACTGCAAATTGGACAGGCCGTTGCCAAATTAGGATCAGAACGTGTAAAAGACCTGTATTGGTTTCATCCCAAGAATCCGATCATCGACCTTGATCCGAAGATCAATAAGGAATTATTAACAGACAATATATTGGAGCTTTACAATGCCTACCGCCGAACCTTACGCTTTAGGTCTGAGGATATTGATTCGGCCTATTTAAATTCTTCAGAAGAAATGGCATTTGCGTTAACTGACGATCCAAAAGAAGATCCCTTGTCGATCGGGAGCAATAATTGGGTAGTGAGTGGTGCCCTGATGGAAGATGGTAACACTTATATGGCCAATGACCCTCATCGCACCATTGCTGTTCCTTCACTTCGGTATATGACCCATTTGGTAGCTCCCGGTTGGAATGTCATCGGCGGAGGGGAACCCGAAATTCCGGGTATCTCAATCGGACATAATGAATATGGGGCATGGGGCTTAACAATTTTCAGTACGGATGGTGAAGACCTCTATGTTTATGATCTGAACCCTGCAAACCTGAAACAATATAGCTACAAAGGCTCATGGGAGGAAATGACCTCAATTAATGAAAACATAAAAATAAAAGGAAAGAATGATGTTAAGGTTGAATTATTGTACACAAGGCACGGCCCGGTTACTTATATTGATTCTTTAAACCACAAAGCCTACGCTATCAGATGTGCATGGCTGGAACCGGGTGGTGCGCCATATCTGGCATCTCTGCGAATGAATCAGGCAAAGAGCTGGGAAGAATTTCGTGCTGCATGCAATTATAGCCATATCCCGGGCGAAAACATGATCTGGGCCGATCCGAAAGGGAATATTGGCTGGCAATCCGTTGGAATTGCGCCTGTTCGAAGAAATTTCAGTGGTCTGGTGCCAGTTCCGGGAGATGGCAGTTATGAGTGGGACGGTTATTTGCCTATCATAGAAAAACCGCATTTGTTGAACCCGGAGAAAGGTTTCTTTGCGACTTCAAATCAATATGTTGTTCCTGATGATTATGAAAATTGGGATGCCATAGGGTTCTCCTGGTCAGATCCTTACCGGGGAGATCGTTCAAATGAAGTACTTGGATCGGGGAAAAAATTTGATATGGAAGATATGAAAGCATTGCAGGTCGATTACTTATCAATTCCTGCCAGAACATTAATTCCTTTACTTGCCAATCTTTCAATGACAGGCACATCATCTGAAGCCAGGGATTTTTTGACAAACTGGGATTACAAACTCGAACCGCAGTCGATTGCAGCCGGTATATATGTGGCTTGGGAAAACAAGATTAAATCACTCGCCCATGACAAATTTATCCCTGAAGATGGAAAGGATGTCATTTCAGGCATCCAACTCACAAAAATTATTGACTGGTTAATGAATCCCGATATCAAATTCGGTCCGAAACCGATATCAGGCAGAGATCAATTTTTAACAGAAGCTTTCAATAATGCAGTTGAATCACTCGAAAAAATGCTTGGTGATGATATGAACAGTTGGCAATACGGTCAGGAAAAGTACAAACATACCTACATGGTTCATCCTTTGGGAGGATTGGTAAACGATGAACTTAAGCTGAAACTGAACCTTGGTCCGCTACCCAGGGGAGGAAACGCCTATACCACAGGCTCTACGGGTGGTGGCAACCGACAAAGTAGCGGTGCCTCTTTCCGTTTAATCGTAAATACAGGAGATTGGGATGCAGCTGTTGGAACAAATGGGCCGGGCCAATCGGGCAATCCTGACAGTCCTTTTTACAGTAATTTATTTGAACCATGGGCCAGGGATCAGTACTTTCCGGTTTATTATTCGTTGGATAAAATAAAAGAAGTAGCTGTAACCAAAACAGTTTTAAATCCTAAATAA
- a CDS encoding virulence RhuM family protein — MQRIQVFYNLDAIISVGYRIKSHVAMKFRHWETQHPKL; from the coding sequence ATACAGCGGATACAGGTGTTTTATAATCTCGATGCCATAATATCAGTTGGTTATCGCATAAAATCGCATGTTGCAATGAAATTTAGGCACTGGGAAACACAGCATCCGAAATTATGA
- a CDS encoding DUF2200 domain-containing protein yields MDNSKIFKMPFASVYPHYIQKAVKKSRSKEEVDTIICWLTGYNQKMLQQQIDNKTDFESFFAEAPQINPNVSKITGVICGYRVEEIEDKLMQKIRYLDKLIDELAKGKTMEKILRM; encoded by the coding sequence ATGGATAACTCAAAAATATTTAAAATGCCATTTGCAAGTGTCTATCCTCATTATATTCAAAAAGCAGTGAAGAAGAGCCGTAGCAAGGAAGAAGTAGATACCATCATTTGTTGGTTAACAGGGTATAATCAAAAAATGTTGCAGCAACAAATCGATAATAAAACCGACTTTGAATCTTTTTTTGCAGAGGCACCACAAATAAATCCCAATGTTTCAAAAATTACGGGAGTCATATGCGGATATCGTGTGGAAGAAATCGAAGACAAACTCATGCAGAAGATCAGATATTTAGACAAGTTGATAGACGAGTTGGCAAAAGGTAAAACAATGGAAAAGATTTTAAGAATGTAG